One window from the genome of SAR324 cluster bacterium encodes:
- a CDS encoding iron-sulfur cluster assembly accessory protein, which produces MVKLTENAAKELQKIMQEQNVEHEVKLRVGVKGGGCAGFTYTLDFDSKKSKFDLEFESQGIGILVDKKSHLYVDGTEIDWGYGLTDRGLKFNNPKAKGSCGCKTSFMLDQPEQTDDGFKPQWL; this is translated from the coding sequence ATGGTTAAACTCACAGAAAACGCAGCAAAAGAACTCCAGAAAATCATGCAGGAGCAAAATGTGGAGCATGAGGTCAAACTTCGGGTTGGTGTGAAAGGCGGAGGCTGTGCGGGGTTCACCTACACACTGGATTTTGATTCCAAGAAAAGTAAATTTGATCTCGAGTTTGAATCACAGGGAATTGGAATCCTTGTAGACAAAAAAAGCCACCTTTATGTGGATGGCACTGAAATTGATTGGGGTTATGGTCTGACGGACCGTGGTCTGAAATTCAATAATCCCAAAGCCAAAGGTTCCTGTGGTTGCAAAACCTCTTTCATGCTTGATCAACCTGAACAGACTGATGATGGTTTCAAACCACAGTGGTTGTAA
- a CDS encoding adenylate/guanylate cyclase domain-containing protein yields MKKWKVSYKVTILQIMFVLLFITQASMMALFYFGSTNIIFDLSEKITKELTAKIIERSTNFINSPALQTKPVSQLVKSHKIMENHEEMWKIMWEQLMVFPQIQSIFLADAQGSYVQVRREPDYATRYIDRSGETPSEMWFFRDENYNLLKTESNVPDFDPRTRPWYKNTHNDLKIYWTDVYVFTTAKTPGFSATYPVLDENGNVAVVVCINIPLQSLSDFLSEQKVGKNGLVFIVNEKDQIMAYPDSSNTVTTDEKTGKMRLSTVSDLHKNWISDAYHTFKEHGVTKFKSTTQGKNYITNVVPFPKSFTSKWQIFVILPEDDLLGSVNELLIQALFIALVIFAFSFMAVYFMANVITRPIRKLSTATTQIKHLELDNIDLEESAIREIDEMNNALSSTAQGLQSFAKYVPRALVRELIQLGKEAQLGGDQETLTIFFSDIAGFTNISEGMDPQALVFHLSEYLEQLSNIIMEEQGTIDKYIGDAIMAFWGAPMKQENAPYLACRAALRCQKRLTELKEKWRKENKPFLETRIGLHTGLAIVGNFGSQDRMNYTIIGDSVNLASRLEGINKHYGTHIVISEDTWRQVSAQFHCRLLDIVAVKGKTAGVKIYELIAEKSSELPAQILESNQLFEQALQSYLNKDWDSAINLFTKAQEKNPEDHAVQLFLNRSQDFREHPEKLPENWDGTMIYTQK; encoded by the coding sequence ATGAAAAAATGGAAAGTGAGTTACAAAGTCACCATTCTGCAAATCATGTTTGTTCTGTTGTTTATCACTCAGGCCAGCATGATGGCTTTGTTTTATTTTGGTTCCACCAATATCATTTTTGATCTTTCTGAAAAAATCACTAAAGAATTGACAGCCAAAATCATTGAACGTTCCACTAATTTCATCAATTCTCCTGCTTTACAGACCAAACCGGTCAGCCAGTTGGTCAAAAGTCACAAAATCATGGAAAACCATGAAGAAATGTGGAAGATCATGTGGGAACAACTCATGGTCTTTCCTCAGATTCAATCTATTTTTCTGGCAGACGCTCAGGGCAGTTATGTTCAGGTCCGCAGAGAACCTGATTATGCCACTCGTTACATCGACCGTTCTGGAGAAACTCCCTCGGAAATGTGGTTTTTCAGAGATGAAAATTATAATTTACTGAAAACAGAATCCAATGTACCAGATTTTGATCCAAGAACGCGTCCATGGTATAAAAACACTCACAATGATCTCAAAATTTACTGGACAGATGTTTATGTGTTTACAACCGCTAAAACACCGGGATTTTCCGCAACCTATCCGGTGCTGGATGAAAATGGAAATGTGGCGGTCGTGGTGTGCATCAACATTCCGTTACAAAGTCTTTCAGATTTTCTCTCTGAGCAGAAAGTTGGCAAAAACGGGCTGGTGTTTATTGTCAATGAAAAAGACCAGATTATGGCCTATCCAGACTCCAGCAATACGGTTACAACCGATGAAAAAACAGGGAAAATGCGCCTTTCTACGGTCAGTGATCTACACAAGAACTGGATTTCAGATGCCTATCATACTTTTAAAGAACACGGGGTGACCAAATTCAAATCGACCACCCAGGGAAAAAATTATATTACGAATGTTGTACCCTTCCCTAAGTCCTTCACTTCAAAATGGCAGATCTTTGTGATTTTGCCGGAAGATGATCTGTTGGGGTCTGTCAATGAACTCTTGATTCAAGCGCTGTTTATTGCCCTGGTGATTTTTGCTTTTTCGTTTATGGCAGTTTATTTCATGGCCAATGTCATTACCCGGCCGATCCGGAAACTGTCAACCGCGACAACTCAAATCAAGCACCTAGAACTGGACAATATTGATCTTGAAGAATCAGCGATCAGGGAAATTGATGAAATGAACAATGCCTTGTCGTCTACAGCTCAGGGATTGCAATCTTTTGCCAAATATGTCCCCAGAGCTCTCGTAAGGGAGTTGATCCAACTGGGGAAAGAAGCGCAATTGGGTGGCGATCAGGAAACACTGACTATTTTCTTTTCTGATATTGCGGGCTTTACCAATATTTCGGAAGGCATGGATCCTCAGGCTCTGGTGTTTCATTTATCTGAATACCTTGAGCAGTTGTCCAACATCATCATGGAAGAACAGGGAACCATCGACAAATATATCGGCGATGCCATCATGGCCTTCTGGGGGGCTCCCATGAAACAGGAAAATGCTCCCTATCTGGCTTGTCGAGCGGCCTTGCGTTGTCAGAAACGACTCACAGAGTTAAAAGAAAAATGGCGCAAAGAAAACAAACCTTTCCTGGAAACCCGAATCGGTCTGCATACTGGACTGGCAATTGTGGGTAATTTCGGGTCACAAGACAGGATGAACTATACCATCATCGGGGACAGTGTGAATCTGGCCTCCCGCCTGGAAGGGATCAACAAACATTATGGAACTCATATCGTGATCAGCGAAGACACCTGGCGTCAGGTTTCAGCTCAATTTCATTGTCGTTTGCTGGATATCGTTGCTGTTAAGGGAAAAACTGCCGGCGTAAAAATCTATGAATTGATTGCGGAAAAAAGCAGTGAACTTCCTGCTCAAATTCTCGAATCCAACCAGCTTTTTGAACAGGCTCTGCAATCCTATCTCAATAAAGATTGGGACTCAGCGATCAATCTGTTTACCAAAGCGCAAGAAAAAAATCCTGAAGACCATGCCGTTCAATTATTTCTCAACCGAAGTCAGGATTTCAGGGAACACCCTGAAAAACTACCGGAAAACTGGGACGGAACCATGATATATACCCAAAAATAG
- the gyrA gene encoding DNA gyrase subunit A, which yields MAEQIYNQNIVDEMRTSYLEYAMSVIVGRALPDVRDGLKPVHRRVLFAMHDQGNDYNKPYRKSARVVGDVIGKYHPHGDAAVYDTIVRMSQDFSLRYQLVDGQGNFGSIDGDSPAAMRYTEIRMKKLAHELLVDLEKDTVDFTPNYDDSLSEPSVLPTRIPNLLINGSTGIAVGMASNIPPHNLGEIMNALLYYIDHRDATVADLMQFIPGPDFPTGGTIIGRKGIFDAYTTGRGILKVRAKSHIETEKNDREAIIITELPFMVNKANLVEKIAELVRDKKIEGISDMRDESDRKGMRIYIQIKRNENANVVLSNLYKHTALQSSFGVIMLAIVERQPKILPLKKVLQYFVEHRMVVVTRRTRFELRQAEAKAHILQGLTIALDHLDDVIEIIRGAQSGPIAQTLLMEKYQLSKEQSHAILEMRLQRLTGLERDKIRGDYDETMAAIANYKNILSDDHLVLDIIRKECQEILEKYNDPRRTEIIEGDSSIAIEELINEEDMVVTISHSGYIKCSPVSEYRLQRRGGKGRQGMNTKDEDFVEKMIVASTHDYLLIFTNMGQVFSKKVFQLPSGGPNTRGKAIINILPLRPDEKICTYLRIPQNSEGKYILMCTAKGICKKIHLLDCDRIRVSGIRGITLDEGDALISAQLTDGNSELFFATRNGMGLRVHEDEIRPMGRAARGVIGIRMRGDDQVVSAIALTGEGQLLTVTANGFGKKTPIDSYTLSKHRGNRGVKNIKSDESTGQVVGTMEVMDHYQLFIITQGGKLILIPVANIPSTVGRVTRGSRLIRMAKDEFVIAIAPVMDPEEVDADVETAEVLLDQEIEVDSEDDLEQETDEMDEEFIDESGPDSDELDE from the coding sequence ATGGCAGAGCAGATTTATAATCAAAATATCGTGGATGAAATGCGCACTTCCTATCTGGAATATGCGATGAGTGTGATTGTGGGACGTGCCTTGCCGGACGTTCGTGATGGTTTGAAACCTGTCCACCGCAGAGTCCTCTTTGCCATGCATGATCAGGGAAATGACTACAACAAACCCTATCGGAAATCAGCCAGAGTGGTGGGGGATGTGATTGGTAAATACCATCCTCATGGTGATGCGGCCGTGTATGACACCATCGTTCGCATGTCTCAGGATTTTTCCTTGAGATATCAACTTGTCGATGGCCAGGGAAACTTTGGTTCGATTGATGGCGATTCACCGGCCGCCATGCGTTATACCGAAATCCGTATGAAAAAACTGGCACATGAACTGCTCGTTGATCTTGAGAAAGATACGGTTGATTTCACACCGAACTATGATGACTCCCTGTCTGAACCTTCGGTGTTGCCCACCCGCATTCCCAATCTGCTGATCAACGGTTCCACAGGGATTGCCGTGGGAATGGCCAGTAACATTCCGCCTCACAATCTGGGCGAAATCATGAATGCCCTGTTGTATTACATTGATCATCGGGATGCGACAGTCGCTGATCTGATGCAGTTTATACCGGGACCGGATTTTCCAACCGGAGGCACCATCATTGGACGAAAAGGAATCTTTGATGCCTATACCACCGGACGGGGTATCCTCAAAGTTCGGGCAAAATCGCACATTGAAACCGAAAAAAATGATCGGGAAGCCATTATTATCACCGAACTGCCCTTCATGGTGAACAAGGCAAATCTGGTTGAAAAAATCGCTGAACTGGTACGTGACAAGAAAATTGAAGGCATTTCAGACATGCGGGATGAATCAGACCGCAAGGGAATGCGGATCTATATTCAGATCAAACGGAATGAAAATGCCAATGTTGTGCTGAGTAATCTTTACAAACACACTGCACTTCAATCTTCCTTTGGTGTCATCATGCTGGCGATTGTGGAACGTCAGCCAAAAATCCTGCCCCTCAAAAAAGTGCTTCAGTATTTTGTCGAACACCGGATGGTGGTTGTCACCCGTCGAACGCGTTTTGAATTGAGACAGGCGGAAGCCAAGGCCCACATTCTTCAGGGACTCACAATCGCTCTGGATCATCTTGATGATGTGATTGAAATTATTCGTGGTGCCCAAAGCGGCCCCATCGCGCAAACTCTGTTGATGGAAAAATATCAACTGAGCAAGGAACAGAGCCATGCGATTCTGGAAATGCGTCTGCAACGACTGACAGGTCTTGAACGAGACAAGATTAGGGGGGATTATGATGAAACCATGGCCGCTATCGCCAATTACAAAAACATTTTGTCTGATGACCATCTTGTTTTGGACATCATCCGCAAGGAATGTCAGGAAATTCTTGAAAAATACAACGATCCCCGACGAACTGAAATCATTGAAGGAGACAGTTCAATCGCGATTGAGGAACTGATCAATGAAGAAGACATGGTGGTCACAATTTCTCACAGCGGGTATATCAAGTGCAGTCCTGTCAGTGAATACCGGTTGCAGCGAAGAGGCGGCAAGGGGCGGCAGGGCATGAATACCAAGGATGAGGATTTTGTAGAAAAAATGATTGTGGCATCCACCCACGATTACCTGCTGATCTTCACCAATATGGGTCAGGTTTTCTCCAAAAAGGTGTTTCAACTGCCATCCGGTGGACCCAATACACGGGGAAAAGCGATCATCAATATTTTACCGTTACGTCCAGATGAAAAAATATGCACCTATCTTCGGATTCCTCAAAATTCTGAAGGCAAATACATTCTGATGTGTACAGCAAAAGGAATTTGCAAAAAAATTCATTTACTGGATTGTGACCGGATCCGTGTGAGTGGCATCAGGGGAATTACCCTGGATGAGGGGGATGCCTTGATCTCGGCACAACTGACCGATGGCAATTCAGAGCTATTTTTTGCCACACGGAATGGCATGGGACTCAGGGTTCATGAAGATGAAATCAGACCGATGGGAAGAGCAGCCCGTGGTGTGATTGGTATCAGAATGCGGGGTGATGACCAGGTGGTTTCAGCCATCGCCTTGACCGGAGAAGGCCAGTTGCTCACTGTGACAGCAAATGGTTTTGGCAAAAAAACCCCCATTGACTCTTACACCCTTTCCAAACACAGAGGAAATCGCGGCGTAAAAAATATTAAATCGGATGAAAGTACCGGACAGGTGGTTGGAACAATGGAAGTGATGGATCATTATCAATTATTCATCATCACTCAGGGGGGAAAACTCATTCTGATTCCAGTTGCCAATATTCCGTCTACCGTTGGCAGAGTCACTCGGGGATCCAGACTCATCAGAATGGCAAAAGATGAATTTGTGATTGCTATCGCGCCAGTGATGGATCCGGAAGAAGTTGACGCGGATGTTGAAACGGCGGAAGTGCTCCTTGATCAGGAGATTGAGGTTGACTCTGAAGATGATCTGGAACAGGAAACGGATGAGATGGATGAGGAATTTATCGACGAATCCGGTCCAGACAGTGACGAACTGGACGAATAG
- a CDS encoding 2Fe-2S iron-sulfur cluster binding domain-containing protein, with protein sequence MAGFNPYLQKSSTTLSTTPYQVTFLPANVTIKVTPEGLEHNPVGEKGSILSIAEANGIMIDHSCGGVCACSTCHVFVKQGLDSCNTPTEDEEDMLDMAPGLRRDSRLACQCIPDGSQDIVIEIPGWNRNLVSETPH encoded by the coding sequence ATGGCAGGCTTCAATCCCTATCTGCAAAAATCATCTACCACCTTGAGCACGACCCCCTATCAGGTCACATTTCTTCCAGCCAATGTCACGATCAAAGTCACGCCGGAAGGTTTGGAGCATAATCCTGTTGGTGAAAAAGGATCCATTCTGTCAATTGCCGAAGCCAACGGTATCATGATAGATCATTCATGCGGTGGAGTTTGCGCATGCTCAACCTGTCATGTTTTTGTGAAACAAGGCCTGGACAGTTGCAATACTCCGACGGAGGATGAAGAAGATATGCTCGATATGGCTCCGGGACTTCGCAGAGACTCGCGTCTGGCCTGTCAGTGCATTCCTGATGGTTCTCAGGATATTGTAATTGAAATACCGGGTTGGAACCGTAATCTTGTCAGTGAAACGCCTCATTAA
- a CDS encoding peptidylprolyl isomerase — MLPQDSADDEDLDYEPEEDLALPEVELDTTRGVIHLELYEDDAPNTVANFISLIEQGYYDGLNFHRVIPGFMIQGGCPTGTGTGGPGYRFADEISSKKHDSPGILSMANAGPGTNGSQFFITHVSTPHLDGKHTVFGKVKEGLDVVNAIQKGDVINKITILHKRNHDYEVIKL, encoded by the coding sequence ATGTTGCCTCAAGATAGTGCTGACGATGAGGATCTTGATTATGAACCTGAAGAAGATCTGGCCTTACCCGAGGTTGAATTAGATACAACCCGGGGTGTGATTCATCTCGAATTGTATGAAGATGACGCCCCCAATACGGTCGCGAATTTTATTTCGCTGATCGAACAGGGCTATTATGACGGACTGAATTTCCATCGAGTCATTCCCGGCTTCATGATCCAGGGAGGATGCCCTACTGGAACGGGCACTGGTGGTCCGGGGTATCGCTTTGCCGATGAAATTTCCTCTAAAAAACATGACAGTCCCGGAATCCTTTCCATGGCAAACGCAGGTCCCGGAACCAATGGCAGTCAATTCTTCATCACGCATGTTTCAACACCTCATCTTGATGGAAAACATACGGTGTTTGGCAAAGTTAAGGAGGGATTGGATGTAGTGAATGCTATCCAAAAGGGCGATGTCATCAATAAAATTACAATTCTCCATAAACGAAACCATGACTATGAAGTGATCAAACTTTAA
- a CDS encoding HAMP domain-containing protein, which produces MTWKLRHKILGALLINFAIISLIFTTVQIPFQERRTQTVVNKVKFLLHRTIKRDEAAYANLIFERNLRSLNLKIDSLLKIDGLLTVGFFDETGKLLASGGNPVLKQNLPQHLVETLRNRARIWIAEWQGQKTIHYVQEIRGFGERIGFIRFYYTLLDIEQEQRLSFVIFGSLLGSIFLIMVLLLSWFLSRSIILPIVHLRRGMRQVQSGELGHQVRIPGNDEISDLAQAFNHMSESLASSYHQIEQQNTELKVAREQLEEYALELEQKNAIIASTAHAYSRFFPHEFLEHLSKPSIVEVELGNSVQREMCILFSDLRSFTSLSETMTPEENFRFLNAYLSHMGPVIRGNHGFIDKYIGDAIMALFDHDADDAVKAGIEMLQQLNRYNETRTSPSRLPIRMGIGIHRGFLMLGTIGEHKRMETTVISDTVNLASRLEGMTKMYGVSLLISDAVLHGLRKPGDVEVRVIDRVQAKGKKEPVTIFEIFNGDPPEMFDMKSITRKPFEEGISLYHLKEFEESFRCFQKCRSLFPDDKATQIYIKRCEHFLKVGWDEEWDGVTQLEIK; this is translated from the coding sequence ATGACCTGGAAACTCCGACATAAGATCCTGGGCGCCCTGCTCATCAACTTTGCCATCATTTCCCTGATTTTTACCACGGTCCAGATTCCCTTTCAGGAACGTCGAACCCAAACCGTGGTGAACAAGGTCAAGTTCCTGCTGCACCGCACCATCAAACGCGATGAGGCGGCATATGCCAATCTGATTTTTGAACGCAATCTCCGTAGCCTGAATTTAAAAATCGACAGCCTCCTGAAAATTGACGGATTGCTCACTGTTGGATTTTTTGATGAGACCGGCAAATTGCTGGCATCCGGCGGGAATCCCGTATTGAAACAGAATTTGCCACAACATCTGGTGGAAACCTTGCGCAACAGGGCTCGCATCTGGATTGCGGAGTGGCAGGGCCAAAAAACCATTCATTATGTCCAGGAAATCCGGGGATTCGGAGAACGTATCGGTTTCATCCGGTTTTATTACACGTTGCTGGATATTGAGCAGGAACAGCGATTGTCCTTTGTGATCTTCGGCAGTTTGCTGGGAAGCATCTTTCTGATCATGGTATTGTTGCTCAGTTGGTTTTTGTCCCGTAGCATCATTTTGCCGATCGTTCATTTGCGCCGAGGCATGCGCCAGGTTCAGTCCGGAGAGCTCGGACATCAGGTTCGGATTCCGGGAAACGATGAAATCAGCGATCTGGCCCAAGCCTTCAATCACATGTCCGAATCCCTGGCTTCGTCCTATCATCAGATCGAGCAGCAAAACACCGAACTGAAAGTCGCACGGGAACAATTGGAGGAATATGCACTGGAGCTGGAACAAAAAAATGCTATCATCGCCAGTACCGCCCATGCTTACAGTCGGTTCTTTCCGCATGAATTTCTGGAACATCTCAGCAAGCCCAGCATCGTGGAAGTGGAACTGGGCAACAGCGTGCAGCGGGAAATGTGTATTCTGTTTTCCGATCTGCGGTCGTTCACGTCTCTATCCGAAACCATGACACCCGAAGAAAATTTTCGGTTTTTGAATGCGTATCTCAGCCATATGGGACCGGTGATTCGAGGCAATCATGGATTCATTGACAAATATATCGGGGATGCGATCATGGCCTTGTTTGATCATGACGCGGATGATGCCGTCAAGGCCGGAATCGAAATGCTTCAGCAACTCAACCGTTATAACGAAACACGCACCAGCCCTTCCCGTTTGCCGATCCGCATGGGCATCGGCATCCACAGGGGATTCTTGATGCTGGGCACCATCGGAGAGCATAAACGGATGGAAACGACCGTCATCAGCGATACGGTCAACCTGGCGTCCCGCCTGGAAGGCATGACCAAAATGTATGGGGTATCCCTGCTCATCAGTGACGCGGTGCTGCATGGCCTGCGGAAGCCTGGAGACGTGGAGGTCCGTGTCATTGACCGTGTTCAAGCCAAGGGCAAAAAAGAACCGGTGACTATTTTTGAAATTTTCAACGGCGATCCGCCTGAAATGTTTGACATGAAAAGCATCACACGAAAACCTTTTGAAGAAGGCATTTCCCTATATCATCTCAAGGAATTCGAGGAATCCTTCCGATGCTTCCAGAAATGTCGTTCCCTGTTTCCCGACGACAAGGCCACTCAGATTTACATCAAGCGCTGTGAACACTTCCTGAAAGTCGGTTGGGATGAAGAGTGGGATGGAGTCACCCAACTGGAGATCAAATAA
- a CDS encoding protein phosphatase CheZ translates to MIRKYKITISKQQLLSDYNLFKQWLLDYWKFLEDLPLSSFTDDKQIVDFLKDQHHALIKTKVRMEIVDMISALIQLTLGRLKKDELTFEIPERKTESAEAYQFITDLSSQIKNIESSLLRLVEQVSYLTRHLPASEDQQKLVHILQVIGSLFKAIIRQDQDDIRIELNQLNVLTSSQESYLLLEEIGKVTREIYNSLQELSHNIDPSEIQHATDEMPDAVQKLYSVIKRLEDATNDNLDFLEKLLQQCEENIELAREMSESCELLYKKLDAVHTKHPQTSKEMGELKLMIKEKLHCKIEALLGVLHEDENSYIAIMSNQGFQDLTGQTLKKIIDFMEKLELRLLKLIQTYTSRMGEQDSNDKDGILTRIDIGSENEKIKLHGPDESETQKSSQNDVDSLLAELGF, encoded by the coding sequence ATGATCCGAAAATATAAAATTACCATTTCCAAACAACAGTTATTGTCTGATTACAACCTGTTCAAACAGTGGCTGTTGGACTACTGGAAATTTCTGGAAGACCTGCCCCTCAGTTCATTCACCGATGACAAACAGATTGTCGATTTTTTGAAAGACCAGCATCATGCTCTGATCAAAACCAAAGTCCGCATGGAAATTGTGGATATGATCAGTGCGTTGATTCAACTGACATTGGGAAGACTGAAAAAAGACGAACTGACCTTTGAAATTCCTGAACGCAAAACAGAATCAGCAGAGGCGTATCAGTTCATTACCGACCTTTCCAGCCAGATTAAAAATATTGAATCATCCCTGCTGAGACTGGTGGAACAGGTTTCTTATCTGACCCGGCATCTTCCTGCAAGCGAAGACCAGCAAAAACTGGTTCATATCCTCCAGGTCATTGGTTCCTTGTTCAAAGCCATCATTCGTCAGGACCAGGATGACATTCGTATCGAACTCAATCAACTCAATGTTCTGACATCATCCCAGGAAAGTTATCTGCTTCTTGAAGAGATCGGTAAGGTAACCCGTGAGATCTATAATTCACTTCAGGAACTGTCTCACAATATTGATCCGTCTGAAATCCAGCATGCAACCGATGAAATGCCGGATGCTGTGCAAAAACTGTATTCTGTCATCAAACGTCTTGAAGATGCCACCAATGACAATCTGGATTTTCTGGAAAAGCTATTGCAGCAATGCGAGGAAAATATTGAGCTTGCCAGGGAAATGTCAGAGTCCTGCGAATTGCTGTATAAAAAACTTGATGCGGTTCACACCAAACATCCACAGACCAGCAAGGAAATGGGTGAACTCAAACTGATGATCAAAGAAAAACTCCACTGTAAAATTGAAGCACTCCTGGGGGTATTGCATGAAGATGAAAATTCATACATTGCCATCATGTCCAACCAGGGATTCCAGGATCTGACTGGCCAAACTCTGAAAAAAATCATTGATTTCATGGAAAAACTGGAGTTGCGTTTACTCAAACTGATCCAGACCTACACTTCGAGAATGGGCGAACAGGACAGTAATGATAAAGATGGCATACTTACCAGAATTGATATTGGTTCTGAAAATGAAAAAATCAAACTTCATGGACCCGATGAAAGCGAAACCCAGAAAAGTTCACAAAATGATGTGGACTCACTCCTTGCGGAACTGGGATTTTAG
- a CDS encoding BolA/IbaG family iron-sulfur metabolism protein — MEHLHWSSKSLDIIVKETLEQSIPESTVHVTSNGNHVSIDIESPAFNGKNLLNRQRLVYSAIDHLLKGDHAPLHAVDHIKTSVPSA, encoded by the coding sequence ATGGAACATCTACATTGGAGTAGTAAATCATTGGATATCATTGTGAAGGAAACGCTGGAACAATCCATTCCTGAGTCAACAGTTCATGTCACCTCCAATGGAAACCATGTCAGCATTGATATTGAATCGCCTGCGTTTAACGGAAAAAATCTGTTGAACCGGCAACGGTTGGTTTATTCGGCCATAGATCACCTGCTTAAAGGGGACCATGCGCCATTACATGCTGTTGATCACATAAAGACTTCTGTTCCATCCGCATAA
- a CDS encoding ABC transporter substrate-binding protein, with protein MKNFLILGLMVLWIGCPSNLFGVETVKIAAIFGKTGPAAKSNLFHLQGVRFAVQTLNQRRGLLGKPVELVEFDNQSSALGSRFVTKKAIQSGVIAVIGASWSEHSLAMAPVLQEARIPMISPISTDPELTRIGNYIFRVCFTDELQGKILSRFARQDLHAKTAVILTKVTRQQSRNISQLFQEQFEKTGGTILWEGDFEDSMTDFAPLLNKVRSLNPDLVFFPSGKAGFAITQARKMGIITLFLGSDGWSDRAYDYGGSVIKGNYFTTHWHRDAPTPVSQAFVKAYEAQHHKIEVSGIPLAYDAVMVLADAVHRAGTLIPAQIRDALAQTRDYQGVTGLITLDEAGDPIKPVVILQYGPQTSQFIKMIDPAL; from the coding sequence ATGAAAAATTTTCTGATTCTGGGACTGATGGTATTATGGATCGGCTGCCCCTCCAACCTCTTCGGGGTGGAAACCGTGAAAATCGCAGCGATTTTCGGAAAAACCGGACCCGCAGCCAAAAGCAATTTATTTCATCTGCAAGGGGTTCGGTTTGCCGTACAGACCTTGAATCAACGCAGAGGATTGCTGGGCAAGCCGGTGGAATTGGTGGAATTTGACAACCAGAGTAGCGCGCTGGGATCCCGATTTGTCACCAAAAAAGCCATTCAATCCGGAGTGATCGCGGTCATCGGCGCTTCCTGGAGTGAGCATTCCCTTGCCATGGCGCCCGTGTTGCAAGAAGCCCGAATTCCCATGATCTCCCCCATTTCCACTGATCCGGAACTGACGCGTATCGGGAATTATATCTTTCGGGTATGCTTCACCGATGAGCTGCAAGGAAAGATTCTATCCCGTTTTGCCAGACAGGATCTGCACGCCAAAACGGCGGTGATTCTGACCAAAGTCACTCGACAGCAAAGCCGCAACATATCACAGTTGTTTCAGGAACAATTTGAAAAGACCGGCGGTACAATCCTGTGGGAAGGCGATTTTGAAGACTCCATGACGGATTTTGCTCCATTGCTGAACAAAGTCCGAAGCCTGAATCCAGACCTGGTATTTTTTCCTTCCGGCAAGGCAGGATTCGCCATCACCCAGGCCCGAAAAATGGGAATCATCACTTTATTTTTGGGGAGCGATGGTTGGAGCGACCGTGCTTATGATTATGGCGGATCGGTGATCAAGGGAAACTATTTTACCACGCATTGGCATCGGGATGCGCCAACGCCCGTGAGTCAGGCCTTTGTCAAGGCGTATGAGGCTCAACACCACAAAATCGAAGTGAGCGGAATTCCTCTGGCTTATGATGCCGTCATGGTTTTGGCGGATGCCGTCCATCGCGCTGGAACGTTGATTCCAGCACAGATCCGTGATGCGCTGGCACAAACTCGTGACTATCAGGGAGTAACCGGACTGATCACACTGGACGAGGCAGGGGATCCGATCAAACCGGTGGTGATTCTTCAATATGGCCCCCAAACCTCCCAATTTATTAAAATGATCGATCCCGCTTTATGA